The genomic region ATTTTCAATACACGGAGGATACCAATGAAAGACAATGAAAGACCATGTAAATCGGTACAGGATTCCATTGTGGAAATGACCGAGCTGGTACTTCCGAACGATGCAAATATACTGGGCAACCTGCTCGGCGGCAGGCTAATGCACTGGATTGACATAGCAGGAGCATTAACCGCATCAAAACATTCCAATTGTGTTGTTGTAACTGCGGCATTGGACAGCCTTGATTTCAAGCACCCTATAAAAGTCGGGGAAATGGTACGCCTGAAATCGAGGATTACATGGGTGGGGAACACTTCAATGGAAGTGAAGGTGGAGGTATACGGAGAAAATTTGCTGACCGGGGAAGTGAGAAAGACCAATGAAGCATATCTGACTTATGTAGCCCTTGACCGAAACGGTAACCCCACTCAGGTTCCAATGCTTTACCTTAACACGGATGAAGAAAGGAAAGAATTTGAAAAGGCGGTTCGGAGGCGTGAAATGCGGCTGAAAAGAAAAAATAATCCTGAAGGTGAAAGTTAAAAGAAAATAATGGATTTTCAGTAATTATACGATATAATATATATAACGAATTATAATATGTACAGGAAATTACAGTATTACAGAAGAAGAGGGTGCATCTATGACGTTTTCGATAGAAGTAATTAAGGAAAAGTGTATGGATCCCGTTTTCTGGCTGAATGTTTCGGTTTATGGCCATAATATCAAGGTCAAGGATGCAAAAGTCGAAGTAATAAGACGTGCCCCGAAGGTAACCTTTAATTATCCTGATGAATTAAAAGACGTATTGGCACCCACAGATCAGAAAAAGCTTGAACTGGAAATGCTGAACAAAATTGTGGAATACCTGATTGAAACTTCCAAGGACAGCATAATACGTGCGCCTTCGAAGTAATGGGTACTGAAGCATCAGGGCGTGTTCATAACCCTGCTTTTTGAAGCCTTCAGTTTGGGCTGGAACTGAAAATTACCCGCGGTATCAATGTAAGCGTAAAAAATATCCCGCGGGTTGTCCCAGCCGTTTTCCTTAAGTTTCCCGACAAGCCAATCCATGTCAAGTTTGGCCAGTTTCAGATTATGGGTAATTACGATGCCGTCAATTATGAGGTCAAGTGACAGCCCTTCGTATTTGGTTTCTATTCCGAGATCTTCAGGCGTAACCGGTCTTTTCTGGGACTTAAGTACTACGCTTAACTGACCGTTGGTTTCGAGGATTCCATATTCGACGTCGGATATGTTCTGTATGTTTAGCATTCTCAGCTGTTCCAGAAGATCGTTTATCGTGTATAATTCCTTTTTCAGGTTTTTCTCCAGAATTTTCCCGTTTTTAATTACTATTCTCGGACGTCCGCATATTATGGTTCTGACAGTAAGACTTTTAATCGACAGCAAAGATAACAGAAACTGGCACAGCACAAGAACGCCGATGGCCAGTAGTCCATGCAAAATGTTTGTGTTGCCTTCTGTCAGCGGAAAAACTGCCAGTTCTGAAATCATTATGGCTATTGCAAATTCAAACGGCTGAAGTTCGCCGATCATCCTTTTGCCCATCAGGCGCATGGAAACAATAACCACAAGATACATCAGGGCTGTTTTCCAGACAATATCGAAAAACATGGGGTCCCTCCTGAAACTGTTTGTTTTATTATCTTTCCAATTCGCAGCTGATTATATTCAGGAGAGACATGTTTTGTGTCATGCTATCCCTTAAGAAGCTCCTCAAGTGAGGGACACTCTTCCCTTAACAGCGAAAACAGCTCCAAATCGTGATATTTCCCGTTATGAAACGTGGCCCGGCGCATAGTTCCTTCATAAGTAAATCCACAGTGCTCGGCAACCTTCCGGCTTCCGATATTGCCTTTCATACAGTTTACCTGAATGCGGTTTATCGGATAGCAGGCGAAAAGATAAGCGCAGAAAAGCCTCAATGCTTCGGACATGTAACCCTTGCCGTAATATGAAGGATGAAACAGTTCATATCCCACTTCAAAACCGGCCTGATAGTCAAGGCCTTTGAAGTACAGCAATTCACCGAGATAAACCTCATTATTGAGGTCCATTATAAGCATTCGGCCTTCGCTCGGCCCCCATAAGCCTGTTTTTTCAAACTCGCTTTTGAAGTCCTTCTCCGAAGGTATTACAAGATGCCAGTACGGTCCTTTGTTATTTATATTGCAAATAAGATCGTAAACAATATCCAGTTCTTTTTCACGAATGGTTCTGAGTAAAACCTTTTTCCCTTTTATCATGTTGTTTTCCCTTCTTTTTTTTAATGTTATTGCCTGTTGTTATCAGAAATATTATACATTATTATTACCCCTTTATAAGCAAAAAGTCTAAAATGTTTTGTCCAAACGAGTAAGGCAGTGATTTTGGCTAATGAGGCAAAGCGCAGCTTGCGTTATTTGCCGCCATGCTGTAATATTATTACATTGGGAATAATATCAGGCCGGTTTGGCACATGATTAAAAATGAACCTATGGAGGGGATTCGGATGTATTATCTGGGAATCGATTTGGGAGGAACCAATATTGCCGCAGGAATAGTAAACGATAACTTTGAATTTGTTGCAAAAGGAAGCGTTCCGACGAAAAGAGGCGCTGAATACACAGAAATAATCCGCGACATGGCCCAACTTTCGCAAAAACTCATTCTTGATGCGGGATTGACAGTGAATGATATTGAATATATTGGTATCGGAAGCCCGGGTGTATGTGACAAGGAAAACGGAATTTTGCTGTATGCGAATAACTTAAATTTCTATAATGTGCCAATGGTAAAGGAAATGCAAAAACATATATCGTTGCCGGTTTACATAGAAAATGACGCCAACTGCGCAGCGTTGGGAGAAAGCCTTGCAGGTGCGGCAAGGGACGTTTCCGATTCGGTTACAATAACTCTTGGTACGGGCATAGGAGGAGGCATTGTAATAAATAAACGCATTTTTACCGGGTTTAACGGAATGGCGGGAGAAATAGGCCATACCCTTTTCGCATTTGACGGTGAACCCTGTACCTGCGGAAGAAAGGGATGCTGGGAAGCATACGCCTCCGCAACCGCACTGATAAGGCAAACCCGGATCGCCGCCGAGAAGAATCCGGACTCTGAAATTAACCGTCTTGTTGACGGGAACCTTGATCTGATAAATGCCAAAACGGCTTTTGACGCAATGAGGTTAGGGGATGAAACAGGGAAAAAAGTTGTTGAAAATTATATAAGATACCTTGGCGAAGGAATTGCAAACATTATTGTAATTCTGCAGCCCGAGAAGGTGGTTATCGGCGGAGGTATCAGCAAAGAGGGCGAAACTCTCCTGGCTCCGCTCAGAAAAGTGGTAAAGGAAAATCTTTATTATAAAGGGGATGATGTTCCTCAGGCACAGATTGTTAAAGCCGAACTGGGAAATGACGCAGGCATAATAGGAGCTGCAATGCTGGGGCTGCAGGGACGAATATGAAAGGTTGATAAAGGTGGGCTTTAAAAGGATAAAGCTTGTTATAGAATATGACGGCTCCTTCTTCCATGGGTGGCAGGTCCAGAACAACCAGCTTTCGGTCCAGGGAGAGATTGAAAAAGCAATTTTTAAAATAACCGGGGAAAAAGTAAGCGTAACGGGTTCGGGCCGCACAGACGCCGGTGTTCATGCCTTCGGCCAGGTAGCCCATTTCGACACCCAATCGCGAATACCTGCTGAGAAATTCGCCGTGGTGCTTAATACCGTACTTCCTCCCAGTATTGCGGTGATTTCTTCAAAGGAAGTTTCCCCAGATTTCCATGCCAGGTTCTCCGCAATAAAAAAGACATATAAATACAAAGTCCTGAACCGGCCGATGCGTTCTCCAATTATGGACAAACGTGCATGGCATGTGCCATGGCCTCTCGATATTGAAAGCATGAACAGGGCAGCGGCTTATTTTATCGGCCGGCACGATTTTACCGCATTCTGTGCAAGCGGACATAACGTGAAGAATTTCGTGCGGGAGATCTATGTTTCGGAATGGACAGAGGAAGAAGGATGCTTTGTTTACACCGTAACAGGAAACGGTTTTCTTTACAACATGGTTCGGATAATGACAGGGACAATGGTTGAAGTGGGTTTAAATAAAAGGTCTGCTGAAAACATACCTGAGCTTTTGGAAAAAAAGAACAGGCGGCTGGCCGGAATTACCGCACCCCCTTACGGGCTTTACCTGTGGGAGGTATTCTATGATGAGGAAAATCCCAACGGGAGGCCCGGTCGGGAGGAGTGCTTCGGGGGTGATGATGAATGAAATTAACCGGCAGAATATACAGGGGAAGAGTATTATTGATGGAGGATGAGTATGCCTTAAGCGGGGAAGGAAAGTTCCAGAAACAGCTGGAGCAGTCTCTTGTGGAATTGTGCAGAAAAATGGGAATATCGGTTCCGATGTGGCTTGGAAAAAATACAAGGGAGTTTGCCAGATACAGATGGACGTCCTTTCAGAATGATCAGTTTCTCGAACCCGTAAATTTCGACAGGTTTGAAATACGCCTTGAGGATGTTTGAATTTTTTTCTTTCCATGCTCTCTCATGGATAATGAAATGTTAAATTTCGGACAAAACCGCGTTTAAGCGGTTTTTTTATGTTTATGAAGTCAGTGTCCCTTATAATCGTTATTCATCCCTTTACCTGAAGCAGTTGAATGAAACAATAGACAAGTATTACAGCGATTTGGAGAGATTTGCCCTTTATGACCCGGGCCAAATGTAATCGAATCTGATTAATTTGTTCTTTTTTATGTTCAAATTATAAATATGTGGTATAATACGGTTTGAAAAAATTTAATGAGGGCAAACAATAGGCATATTTCCGTGAAAACAACAGCAGTACCGCGATTCCGGGCGTTGGAAACATTCTTTGACGGAAAGGCGTGATTGTGGCAAAATCCTGTTCAAAAAAAATAATAAAGCATTGACAACTGGATGCAGATATGATAAAATCGTATACTGCATTATCGTATTGTGTCCATGCATATCTTTATCCGGGAAATATGAGACGTTATTATTATAACATATATATGCGTAGGGTACAATATAGTTTATGGCAAATAAAAAGTAAAAATTATAATAGATTGGGAGACTGATAGCGTTTGAACTGCGAGAATGTAATCCTTAACAGATGGTTTAGATTGGATCATGTGATGTGGATAACGCGGTTTTCCTAATCTATTTTTGTTGTTTTTAGGAGAATATATACTGCTTTTTTAATTATATATACATATATTTGCTGCTTATGTTTTGTATTTAGTGTTTTCTGATGCCTATTAAATTATGCGGAAGTGTCTAATGAAAAATGAATAGATAACATTATGAGGTGATATTGGATGGTACATCCTGTGAAACTGGGTCGAACAACCCGCATGAGCTATTCTAAGATTGAAGAAGTTCTTGAAATGCCAAATCTGATTGAAGTTCAGAAAAATTCCTATCAGTGGTTCCTGGATGAAGGTTTGAGAGAAGTCTTAAGAGATGTTTCCCCGATAACCGACTATACCGGCAACCTGATTATGGAATTCATTGACTATTCGTTAGATCTCGATAACATAAAATATTCGATTGAAGAATGCAAGGAAAGGGATGCCACCTACTCCGCTCCGCTGAAGGTTAAAGTACGCCTTATCAACAAGGAGACCGGAGAGGTTAAGGAACAGGATATATTCATGGGAGATTTCCCGCTAATGACCGAAACCGGGACTTTTGTGATAAACGGAGCCGAACGTGTTATAGTAAGCCAGCTGGTCCGTTCGCCCGGTGTTTACTATTCTATGGATCGCGACAAGTTGGGTAAAAAACTTTATTCCACTACCGTTATACCCAACAGGGGAGCATGGCTTGAATACGAGACCGATTCCAATAACGTGGTATATGTCAGAATCGACAGAACAAGGAAACTACCGATAACCGTTTTGCTGAGAGCACTGGGGTATGGAACCGATGCCCAGCTTATGCAGCTTTTCGGCGAAGAAGAAAAACTTTTGGCCACAATTCAGAAAGATAATACGAAAAGCGAAGAAGAAGGCCTTCTGGAAGTATACAAGCGCCTGCGCCCTGGCGAACCACCGACGGTTGAAAGTGCAAGCGCTCTGCTGACAGGTCTGTTCTTTGACCCGAAGAGGTATGATCTGTCCAAAGTGGGTCGTTATAAATTCAATAAGAAACTCGCACTGGCTGCGAGAATTCGCAATCACATAGCAGCGGAAGACATAGTTGACGGGCAGACCGGCGAAATACTTGTTGAAAAGGGCCAGGTTATTACCAGCGAAGTGGCATGGCAAATTCAGAATTCGGGAGTAAATGTCGTTAACCTGGATATTAACGGAAAGACGGTAAAGGTTATAGGCAATAACACCGTAGACATTCAGCCGTATATTAATTTCGACGCCGCATCGGTAGGGATTAACGAAAAGGTAAGATACGACGTTCTTAAGGAAATCCTTAATGAATACGACAATGATGAGGATATCAAGCGGGCAGTTATTGAAAACAAGGACCTTCTCATACCGAAGACCATTACCATAGAAGACATTGTTGCCACGGTAAACTATATATTCGGTCTGGATTACGGAATTGGTTCCCTTGACGATATAGACCATTTGGGGAACAGAAGATTGCGTTCGGTCGGTGAACTGCTTCAGAACCAGTTCCGTATAGGTCTGGCAAGAATGGAACGGGTAATCCGTGAAAGAATGACAATCCAGGATCTTGACGCTGTGACACCTCAGGCGCTGATCAATATACGTCCTGTTGCAGCTGCAATCAAGGAGTTCTTCGGAAGTTCGCAGCTTTCACAGTTCATGGATCAGACTAACCCGCTGTCAGAGCTTACTCATAAACGCCGTCTGAGTGCTCTTGGCCCCGGTGGATTGTCCCGTGAACGGGCAGGTTTTGAAGTCCGCGACGTTCACCATTCCCACTATGGAAGGATGTGCCCGATAGAAACCCCTGAAGGCCCGAATATAGGTCTTATCAGCTCGTTGAGCACATATGCAAGGGTTAACGAATATGGTTTCATTGAAGCGCCGTACAGAAAAGTGGACAAAGCAACCGGACGGGTTACGAATGAAGTGTATTACATGACGGCGGACGAGGAAGACGGATATGTAATTGCCGAGGCCAACGAGCCGCTGGATGAGGAAGGGCGCTTTATTAATAAAAAAATAGGATGCCGTTACCAGGATCAGATCATAGAGGTTAGTCCCGATCAGGTTGACTTCATGGATGTTTCGCCTAAACAGCTTGTTTCGGTTGCTACATCGATGATTCCGTTCCTCGAAAACGACGACGCAAACCGCGCCCTGATGGGATCCAACATGCAGCGCCAGGCTGTTCCTCTTATCCGTACCGAAGCGCCTATTGTTGCCACGGGTATTGAGTATAAAGCAGCCATAGATTCCGGCGTTTGTGTTCTGGCAAAGGCCGACGGTGTTGTGGAAAGCGTGTCCGCGACCGAGATTGTGATCCGCCGTGAGGACGGCAAAAAGGATGTATATAAATTATTGAAATATAAGAGATCTAACCAGGGAACATGTATTAATCAACGTCCCATTGTCAGAAGAGGGGATATTGTCAAGAAAGGCGACGTGATAGCCGACGGACCGTCCACCGATCAGGGCGAACTGGCGCTGGGAAGAAACGTTCTGATTGGTTTCATGACGTGGGAAGGATATAACTACGAGGACGCCGTTCTTATAAGCGAAGAACTGGTCAGGGACGATGTTTATACGTCAATTCACATAGAAGAATATGAAGCAGAGGCCCGTGATACAAAGCTGGGACCTGAGGAGATCACCAGAGATATTCCGAACGTGGGCGAGGATTCGCTGAAAGATCTCGATGAACGCGGAATCATACGTATCGGTGCTGAAGTGCGCGCCGGCGACATACTGGTCGGAAAGGTAACGCCTAAGGGAGAAACCGAGCTTACCGCCGAAGAAAGACTTTTACGTGCGATATTCGGTGAAAAGGCAAGAGAAGTGCGTGATACATCGTTAAGGGTTCCGCACGGTGAATCGGGTATTGTTGTTGACGTAAAGGTATTCTCCCGTGACATGGGCGACGAGCTTCCGCCCGGAGTAAACCAGCTTGTGCGTGTTTATGTTGCCCAGAAGAGAAAGATATCTGTCGGTGACAAAATGGCAGGGCGACACGGTAACAAGGGTGTTATTTCCAGGATTCTGCCTGTGGAAGATATGCCGTTCCTTCCCGACGGAACTCCGCTGCAGGTTGTGTTGAATCCCCTTGGCGTTCCGTCGCGTATGAATATCGGTCAGGTACTGGAAGTTCACCTGGGATATGCGGCAAAAGCCCTTGGATGGAAGGTTGCCACACCGGTATTTGACGGTGCCACCGAAAATGACGTTATTGAAACCCTGAAACTTGCCGGACTGCCTGAGGACGGGAAAACTGTTCTGTACGACGGGCGTACCGGAGAGCCCTTTGACAGCAGGGTAACCGTGGGTTATATGTATTACCTGAAACTTGCCCACCTGGTAGATGACAAGATCCATGCCCGTTCAACAGGTCCTTACTCCCTTGTTACACAGCAGCCTTTGGGCGGAAAGGCACAGTTCGGCGGACAGCGTTTCGGTGAAATGGAAGTTTGGGCATTGGAAGCATACGGTGCGGCGTACAGCCTGCAGGAACTGCTGACCGTCAAGTCCGACGACGTGGTTGGGCGTGTAAAGACCTATGAGGCTATTGTCAAGGGTGAGAACGTACCGGAGCCGGGTATACCCGAATCCTTTAAAGTTTTGATCAAGGAGCTTCAGAGCCTCTGCCTGGACGTTAAGGTATTCTCCGAAGAACATAATGAAATTGAGATTAAGGAATCGGTGGACGACGATTATGATGAACTGGAAGTAAATCTTGAAGGACGCGAAGGTGAGGAAATCCCAAGGATTGAAGAGGATTACGGCACCGATTCCGGCTCCGAAACCGATGCCGATATTGATTCCGATACCGACGCTGATGATTTCATCGACGATGACTTCAGTGTGGACACCGACCTTGACAGTCTAGAGGATGCTGAAGAACTGGACGAGGACGCTGTTGACAGGTTGTTCGGAATAGACGATGACGATGATCTGCTTGACGATGATGACATATAGGAGGGTGACCGAGCGTGTTTGAATTAAAAGATTTTGAAGCCATACGAATTGGTCTGGCTTCTCCTGAAAAAATCCGTGAATGGTCCCGCGGGGAAGTGAAGAAGCCTGAAACTATAAATTACAGGACCCTAAAACCCGAGAGGGATGGTTTGTTCTGCGAAAGAATCTTCGGGCCTACAAAGGACTGGGAATGTCACTGCGGAAAATACAAACGCATACGCTATAAGGGGATTGTCTGTGACAGATGCGGTGTTGAAGTAACGAGATCCAAGGTAAGACGCGAAAGAATGGGGCATATAGAACTGGCTGCACCAGTTTCACATATATGGTATTTCAAAGGTATCCCCAGCCGTATGGGGTTATTGCTCGACATGTCTCCAAGGGCTTTGGAGAAGGTATTGTATTTTGCCGCATATGTTGTTATTGATCCGGGAACGACTCCGTTGTCCAAAAAGCAGATTCTCAGTGAAAAGGAATACAGAGACAGCCTTGAAAAATTCGGAAACAATTTCAGGGCCGGCATGGGCGCGGAAGCAATAAAGGAACTGTTGCAGGAAATAGATTTGGATGCCCTTGCGGAAGAATTAAGGGCAGAGATTGAGGAAAGCACGGGCCAGAAGAGGATAAGGGCGATTAAACGCCTTGAAGTTGTGGAGGCATTCCGTCAGTCGGGTAATAAGCCCGAATGGATGATCCTCGACGTTATACCCGTTATACCTCCCGAATTGCGCCCGATGGTTCAGCTTGACGGCGGACGCTTCGCAACAAGTGATTTAAACGATTTATACCGCCGTGTAATCAACAGGAACAACAGG from Thermoclostridium stercorarium subsp. stercorarium DSM 8532 harbors:
- a CDS encoding acyl-CoA thioesterase, translated to MKDNERPCKSVQDSIVEMTELVLPNDANILGNLLGGRLMHWIDIAGALTASKHSNCVVVTAALDSLDFKHPIKVGEMVRLKSRITWVGNTSMEVKVEVYGENLLTGEVRKTNEAYLTYVALDRNGNPTQVPMLYLNTDEERKEFEKAVRRREMRLKRKNNPEGES
- a CDS encoding DUF421 domain-containing protein; this translates as MFFDIVWKTALMYLVVIVSMRLMGKRMIGELQPFEFAIAIMISELAVFPLTEGNTNILHGLLAIGVLVLCQFLLSLLSIKSLTVRTIICGRPRIVIKNGKILEKNLKKELYTINDLLEQLRMLNIQNISDVEYGILETNGQLSVVLKSQKRPVTPEDLGIETKYEGLSLDLIIDGIVITHNLKLAKLDMDWLVGKLKENGWDNPRDIFYAYIDTAGNFQFQPKLKASKSRVMNTP
- a CDS encoding GNAT family N-acetyltransferase produces the protein MIKGKKVLLRTIREKELDIVYDLICNINNKGPYWHLVIPSEKDFKSEFEKTGLWGPSEGRMLIMDLNNEVYLGELLYFKGLDYQAGFEVGYELFHPSYYGKGYMSEALRLFCAYLFACYPINRIQVNCMKGNIGSRKVAEHCGFTYEGTMRRATFHNGKYHDLELFSLLREECPSLEELLKG
- a CDS encoding ROK family protein yields the protein MYYLGIDLGGTNIAAGIVNDNFEFVAKGSVPTKRGAEYTEIIRDMAQLSQKLILDAGLTVNDIEYIGIGSPGVCDKENGILLYANNLNFYNVPMVKEMQKHISLPVYIENDANCAALGESLAGAARDVSDSVTITLGTGIGGGIVINKRIFTGFNGMAGEIGHTLFAFDGEPCTCGRKGCWEAYASATALIRQTRIAAEKNPDSEINRLVDGNLDLINAKTAFDAMRLGDETGKKVVENYIRYLGEGIANIIVILQPEKVVIGGGISKEGETLLAPLRKVVKENLYYKGDDVPQAQIVKAELGNDAGIIGAAMLGLQGRI
- the truA gene encoding tRNA pseudouridine(38-40) synthase TruA; the protein is MGFKRIKLVIEYDGSFFHGWQVQNNQLSVQGEIEKAIFKITGEKVSVTGSGRTDAGVHAFGQVAHFDTQSRIPAEKFAVVLNTVLPPSIAVISSKEVSPDFHARFSAIKKTYKYKVLNRPMRSPIMDKRAWHVPWPLDIESMNRAAAYFIGRHDFTAFCASGHNVKNFVREIYVSEWTEEEGCFVYTVTGNGFLYNMVRIMTGTMVEVGLNKRSAENIPELLEKKNRRLAGITAPPYGLYLWEVFYDEENPNGRPGREECFGGDDE